In the genome of Fusobacterium necrogenes, one region contains:
- a CDS encoding M14 family metallopeptidase, with translation MDFKLENLVCEAGKKISGFWNIEGYSIPTTIINGEKEGKVIAISSGIHNCEYLGIQSAIELSQELKPENTSGTVIIFHPVNYSGFFKKIPTVMPEDNKNLNRAFPGEKTGTISDKIAYHFSKFLYPQLDFFIDVHGGDLYERATAFVYSPGIGDEETIRFSHEVAQYLAVPYRVRSSAKTGAYNSAAIQGVPSMLIERGGNGLWSNEEVQDYKKDILSILGYFNIIDYSINKNLLQKEITTAKYISSEIDGFWYPTYKAGEKFKKGELLGEIRDCFGNIITSYFAEFDGVILYGVFSLAVRKNEEILAYGKI, from the coding sequence ATGGATTTTAAATTAGAAAATTTAGTTTGTGAAGCTGGAAAAAAAATATCTGGCTTTTGGAACATTGAAGGATATAGTATTCCAACTACTATAATAAATGGAGAGAAGGAAGGGAAAGTAATAGCAATATCTTCTGGAATACATAATTGCGAATATTTGGGAATACAAAGTGCTATTGAACTTTCACAAGAACTTAAACCAGAAAATACAAGTGGAACAGTTATTATTTTTCATCCTGTTAATTATTCTGGGTTTTTTAAAAAGATTCCAACAGTGATGCCAGAAGATAATAAAAATTTAAATAGAGCATTTCCTGGTGAAAAGACAGGGACAATTTCAGATAAAATTGCTTATCATTTTTCTAAATTTTTATATCCTCAATTAGATTTTTTTATAGATGTACATGGCGGAGATCTTTATGAAAGAGCGACAGCTTTTGTATATTCTCCAGGAATTGGAGATGAAGAGACTATAAGATTTTCTCATGAGGTAGCTCAATATTTAGCAGTTCCATATAGAGTTAGATCTTCAGCTAAAACAGGAGCATATAATTCTGCTGCTATTCAAGGAGTTCCCTCTATGTTAATAGAAAGAGGAGGAAATGGACTTTGGAGTAATGAGGAAGTACAAGATTATAAAAAAGATATTCTTTCTATATTAGGATATTTTAATATTATAGACTATTCAATTAATAAAAATTTACTTCAAAAAGAAATTACTACTGCTAAATATATCTCTTCAGAAATAGATGGATTTTGGTATCCTACTTATAAAGCTGGGGAAAAATTTAAAAAGGGTGAATTATTAGGAGAAATTAGAGATTGTTTTGGAAATATTATAACTTCATATTTTGCTGAATTTGATGGAGTAATATTATATGGAGTTTTTTCTTTAGCAGTAAGAAAAAATGAAGAAATTTTAGCTTATGGAAAAATTTAA
- a CDS encoding PAS domain-containing hybrid sensor histidine kinase/response regulator, with translation MIDDKIMYKILNGINIGIWEMEFVENKKPKMYANKTMLRLLQAPEEISPESLFEIWYKNIPEESLEILNNAIDTVKRDGNLEIEYFWNNPITGKCFIRCNGTIDITFTEGIRLVGYHQDITEFYLAQKEKERFHRTNVDILNIIGTLYDGIYKVDLIRRELFILKPFLDGNLTGKSLEYDIFLEKFSNFFSKKENVDFDKVFKLENLLNIFSSNKRYSGELKRLDKFNSYIWYEYTISQQKSFFDGDFLIMTFKDITSRKRMEEKDKRVLKEAYISANQANNAKSSFLSRLSHDIRTPMNAIIGMTRMALSNLNDIKKVELCLEKIHTAGEVLLNIINQVLDMTKIEINKYEVKEEVFRLDHFIENLIDIYQENILEKKQTLILDIEDIREKYIRTDIIILQRVLTNLISNAIKYTSYNGKIEIKIIEDQFEKENRRVYQFIIKDNGIGMSKEFLDRIYEPFSREINEETRDISGSGLGMSIVRNLVSLLNGKIHIESELKKGTTFLLTLELEVIKKETFNQTSKIQEALTLDKLNLKGKKILIVEDNEINREIICDLLSITKADLVTAENGELAFEIFKNSKTNEFDLILMDIQMPIMNGYESTKKIRNLDRKDACKVHISAMTANSFSDDIALAKEAGMNDHISKPLDIPKLIKVLKTIL, from the coding sequence ATGATTGATGATAAAATCATGTATAAAATTTTAAATGGAATAAATATTGGTATTTGGGAGATGGAATTCGTTGAAAACAAAAAGCCTAAAATGTATGCTAATAAGACTATGCTAAGACTTCTACAAGCACCAGAAGAAATTTCACCAGAAAGTCTTTTTGAAATTTGGTATAAAAATATACCTGAAGAATCTTTAGAAATTTTAAATAATGCTATTGATACAGTAAAAAGGGATGGTAACCTAGAAATAGAATATTTTTGGAACAATCCAATCACTGGAAAATGTTTTATTAGATGCAATGGTACTATAGATATCACTTTTACAGAAGGTATAAGGCTTGTAGGTTATCATCAAGATATCACTGAGTTCTATCTAGCTCAAAAAGAAAAGGAGAGATTTCATCGAACTAATGTAGATATTTTAAATATTATAGGAACCCTTTATGATGGAATTTATAAAGTTGATTTAATTCGAAGAGAACTTTTTATATTAAAGCCATTTTTAGATGGAAATTTGACAGGTAAAAGTTTAGAATATGATATTTTTTTAGAAAAATTTTCTAATTTTTTCAGTAAAAAAGAAAATGTAGATTTTGATAAAGTTTTTAAATTAGAAAATTTATTAAATATTTTTAGTTCAAATAAGAGATATAGTGGTGAATTAAAAAGACTTGATAAATTTAACTCTTATATTTGGTATGAATATACTATTTCTCAACAGAAAAGTTTTTTCGATGGAGACTTTTTAATTATGACCTTCAAAGATATTACTTCAAGAAAAAGAATGGAAGAAAAAGACAAGAGAGTGCTAAAAGAAGCCTATATTTCAGCTAATCAAGCTAACAATGCAAAAAGTAGTTTCCTTTCAAGATTATCACATGACATCAGAACTCCTATGAATGCTATAATTGGAATGACAAGAATGGCTCTTTCAAATTTAAATGATATAAAAAAGGTAGAGCTCTGTCTAGAGAAAATACATACAGCGGGAGAAGTTTTATTAAATATTATAAATCAAGTTTTAGATATGACTAAAATTGAAATAAATAAATATGAAGTAAAGGAAGAAGTCTTTAGATTGGATCATTTTATAGAAAATTTAATTGATATTTATCAAGAAAATATCCTTGAAAAAAAACAAACCTTGATTTTAGATATTGAAGATATCAGAGAAAAATATATACGAACTGATATTATTATTTTGCAAAGAGTCTTGACTAATTTAATTTCTAATGCAATTAAATATACTTCTTATAATGGGAAAATAGAAATTAAAATAATAGAGGATCAGTTTGAAAAAGAAAATAGAAGGGTTTACCAGTTTATTATAAAAGATAATGGAATAGGGATGAGTAAAGAGTTCTTAGATAGAATATATGAACCTTTTAGTAGAGAGATAAACGAGGAAACTAGAGATATTTCAGGATCTGGATTAGGAATGTCAATTGTTCGTAATCTTGTATCTCTTTTAAATGGGAAAATTCATATAGAAAGCGAACTAAAAAAAGGAACTACTTTTTTACTTACACTTGAATTAGAGGTAATAAAAAAAGAGACCTTTAATCAAACTTCGAAAATACAGGAAGCTTTGACTTTAGATAAATTAAATTTAAAAGGGAAAAAAATTCTTATTGTTGAAGATAACGAAATTAACAGAGAAATAATCTGTGATTTGCTTTCTATTACTAAAGCAGATTTAGTAACAGCAGAGAATGGGGAATTGGCTTTTGAAATATTTAAAAACTCTAAAACAAATGAGTTTGATTTAATTTTAATGGATATACAAATGCCAATTATGAATGGTTATGAATCCACAAAAAAAATTAGAAACCTAGATAGAAAAGATGCGTGTAAAGTTCATATATCAGCAATGACAGCAAATAGTTTTTCTGATGATATAGCTTTAGCTAAAGAAGCTGGAATGAATGATCATATATCTAAACCATTAGATATTCCTAAACTTATAAAAGTTTTAAAAACTATATTATAA
- the queE gene encoding putative 7-carboxy-7-deazaguanine synthase QueE, whose product MANFKVVEMFESINGEGRKAGQLAIFIRLQKCNLNCSYCDTKWANGDDAPYTLMNEKEIYNRILESGIKNITLTGGEPLLHKDVEILLEKIGNNLNLSLEIETNGSIELERFSKLKNPPSFTMDYKLPSSKMESKMCLDNFKYLTAKDTVKFVVGTIEDLKKAKEIIERYSLIGKCAVYFSPVFNSIDPVEIVEFMKEKRLNGVNLQLQIHKFIWDPESKGV is encoded by the coding sequence ATGGCAAATTTTAAAGTTGTAGAGATGTTTGAAAGTATAAATGGAGAGGGAAGAAAAGCTGGACAACTAGCTATTTTTATAAGATTGCAAAAATGTAATCTAAATTGTAGTTACTGTGATACAAAGTGGGCTAATGGAGATGATGCCCCTTATACTTTAATGAATGAGAAAGAGATATATAATAGAATATTGGAAAGTGGAATAAAAAATATAACTCTTACTGGAGGAGAACCACTTTTGCATAAAGATGTGGAGATACTACTAGAGAAAATAGGAAATAACCTAAACTTAAGCTTAGAGATAGAAACAAATGGAAGCATAGAGTTAGAAAGATTTTCTAAGTTGAAAAATCCACCATCATTTACTATGGACTATAAATTACCAAGTAGCAAAATGGAAAGCAAGATGTGTTTAGATAATTTTAAATATTTAACAGCAAAAGACACAGTAAAATTTGTAGTAGGGACTATTGAAGATTTAAAAAAAGCCAAAGAGATAATTGAAAGATACTCTTTAATAGGAAAATGTGCTGTATATTTTAGTCCAGTTTTTAATTCCATTGACCCAGTTGAAATAGTGGAATTTATGAAAGAAAAGAGATTAAATGGAGTAAATCTACAATTGCAAATTCATAAGTTTATATGGGACCCAGAAAGTAAAGGTGTATAA
- the eutH gene encoding ethanolamine utilization protein EutH — MNINTFIIYTMVFFMLVGAIDRIFNNKFGYGKKFEEGMMTMGTLALAMLGIISFSPVISSFLKPIISPLYKLIKVDPATFAGAILANDMGGYILSQELALTHETAMFAGLFLSATLGTTLSFSIPIALGIVRKEDEKYLSKGILAGILTIPLGCFTGGLIAGFSIKLLIFNLIPIILFSSFMCYLLLNFPKLVAKFFLIFEKFMFILTTLGLVLQIIEALTGIIIVKGMLPISQGINIIGNIAITLTGAFPMLHFITSAFTKPLTKFGKIFKINEKSVLGLIACLAHNIPMFNILKDMDEKGKLLNISFSVSGAFILGSHLGFTAGVDKNLVFPVIISKFVGGISAMFIANFFYNKELKQKDI; from the coding sequence TTGAATATAAATACTTTTATTATCTATACTATGGTATTTTTTATGTTAGTTGGAGCAATAGATAGGATCTTTAATAATAAATTTGGGTATGGTAAAAAATTCGAAGAAGGAATGATGACAATGGGAACATTAGCATTGGCAATGCTGGGAATTATCTCATTTTCTCCTGTGATATCATCATTTTTAAAACCAATTATTTCACCGCTTTACAAATTAATAAAAGTTGATCCTGCTACATTTGCTGGAGCAATTTTAGCTAATGATATGGGAGGATATATACTTTCACAAGAGTTAGCTCTTACACATGAAACTGCTATGTTTGCTGGTTTATTTCTAAGTGCTACGCTAGGTACCACTCTTTCATTTTCTATTCCTATAGCTTTAGGAATAGTTAGAAAAGAAGATGAAAAATATCTTTCTAAAGGCATTTTAGCAGGAATTTTAACTATTCCACTAGGATGTTTTACAGGTGGTCTAATTGCTGGTTTTTCTATTAAATTGCTCATTTTTAACTTGATTCCTATTATACTTTTTAGCTCTTTTATGTGTTATCTCCTTTTAAATTTCCCTAAATTAGTAGCTAAATTTTTTCTTATATTTGAAAAATTCATGTTCATACTAACTACACTTGGATTAGTTCTGCAAATAATAGAAGCTTTAACTGGAATAATTATTGTAAAAGGAATGTTACCCATATCTCAAGGCATAAATATAATAGGAAATATAGCCATTACACTTACAGGTGCATTCCCAATGTTACATTTTATTACTTCAGCATTTACTAAACCTTTAACTAAATTTGGAAAAATATTTAAAATAAACGAAAAATCCGTTCTTGGTCTTATTGCTTGCTTAGCTCATAATATTCCAATGTTTAATATTTTAAAAGATATGGATGAAAAAGGTAAACTTTTAAATATCTCTTTTTCTGTAAGTGGTGCTTTTATATTAGGTAGTCATTTAGGTTTTACTGCAGGAGTAGATAAAAATTTAGTTTTTCCTGTAATTATTAGTAAATTTGTAGGTGGTATATCTGCTATGTTTATTGCTAATTTTTTCTATAATAAAGAATTAAAGCAAAAAGATATTTAA
- a CDS encoding CTP synthase yields the protein MNTKYIFVTGGVVSSLGKGITAASLGNLLKARGYNVTIQKFDPYINVDPGTMNPYEHGEVFVTDDGAETDLDLGHYERFIDENLTKYNNITTGKIYQTVIEKERNGEYLGKTVQVVPHITNEIKSKIEIAGKVNNSDIVITEIGGTVGDIESTPFLEAIRQFKYDIGRENVLYIHVALVPYLKAAGELKTKPAQHSVKELMSLGIRPDILVCRTEHDLNEGLRKKLAMFCDIDYDAVIEAKDASTIYEIPLIMEKEGLADVTCKKLGIENKKADLVPWEKIVYDIKNPKAEVKIAVVGKYVELKDAYISINESLEHAAYSLGYKARIKYIQAENLDVESLKEYQGILVPGGFGNRGVEGKIAAIKYARENKIPFLGICLGMQLAVVEFARNVLGYTDANSSELDENTTHPVIHIMEDQKYIEKMGGTMRLGAYPCILGDGTLAKELYESKEISERHRHRYEYNNIYREELEKAGLKVSGTSSDNTLVEIVELPKDIHPFYIAGQFHPEFKTRPNRPHPLFKGFIEASTK from the coding sequence ATGAATACAAAGTATATTTTTGTTACTGGAGGAGTTGTATCATCACTTGGAAAAGGAATTACTGCTGCCTCATTAGGAAATTTATTAAAAGCTAGAGGGTATAATGTGACTATACAAAAGTTTGACCCTTATATCAATGTAGACCCAGGAACAATGAATCCATATGAGCATGGAGAGGTATTTGTAACCGATGATGGAGCTGAAACAGACTTAGATTTAGGACATTATGAAAGATTTATTGATGAAAATTTAACTAAATATAACAATATAACTACTGGAAAAATATATCAAACTGTTATAGAAAAAGAGAGAAATGGAGAGTATCTTGGAAAAACTGTACAAGTAGTTCCACATATAACAAATGAGATAAAATCAAAGATAGAGATAGCTGGAAAAGTTAATAACTCTGATATCGTTATAACAGAGATAGGAGGAACAGTAGGAGATATAGAATCTACTCCATTTTTAGAAGCTATTAGACAATTTAAATATGATATAGGTCGTGAAAATGTACTGTACATTCATGTGGCTTTAGTTCCATATTTAAAAGCAGCTGGAGAGCTAAAAACAAAACCAGCTCAACACTCTGTAAAAGAGTTAATGAGTTTAGGAATTCGTCCAGATATATTAGTTTGTAGAACTGAGCATGACTTAAACGAAGGGCTTAGAAAAAAATTAGCTATGTTCTGTGATATAGATTATGATGCCGTGATAGAAGCAAAAGACGCTAGCACTATATATGAAATCCCTCTAATCATGGAAAAAGAAGGACTAGCAGATGTAACTTGTAAAAAATTAGGTATAGAAAATAAAAAAGCTGACTTAGTTCCATGGGAAAAAATAGTATATGATATAAAAAATCCTAAAGCAGAGGTAAAAATAGCTGTGGTAGGAAAATATGTTGAATTAAAAGACGCCTATATCAGTATAAATGAATCTTTAGAACATGCTGCTTACTCTTTAGGATATAAGGCTAGAATAAAATATATACAAGCTGAAAATTTAGATGTAGAGTCTCTAAAAGAGTATCAAGGTATACTAGTTCCTGGTGGATTTGGTAATAGAGGAGTAGAGGGAAAAATAGCAGCTATAAAATATGCTAGAGAGAATAAAATCCCTTTCTTAGGAATATGTTTGGGTATGCAATTAGCAGTTGTAGAATTTGCTAGAAATGTTTTAGGTTACACTGATGCTAACTCAAGTGAATTAGATGAAAATACTACTCATCCTGTTATTCATATAATGGAAGATCAAAAATATATTGAAAAGATGGGAGGAACTATGAGATTAGGAGCTTATCCATGTATTTTAGGAGATGGAACTTTAGCAAAAGAGTTATATGAATCTAAAGAGATAAGTGAAAGACATAGACATAGATATGAGTATAATAACATATATAGAGAAGAATTAGAAAAAGCAGGTTTAAAAGTTTCTGGGACATCTTCTGATAATACTCTTGTTGAAATAGTAGAGTTACCAAAAGATATACATCCATTCTATATAGCTGGGCAATTCCATCCAGAATTTAAGACAAGACCAAATAGACCTCACCCATTATTTAAAGGATTTATAGAAGCAAGTACAAAATAG
- the queC gene encoding 7-cyano-7-deazaguanine synthase QueC produces the protein MRVLVLLSGGVDSSTCLAMAVDRYGKDNVVALSASYGQKHTKELESARKIADYYQVELIEINLGKIFSFSNCSLLSHSDKEIPQGSYDEQLKNIDGEKLSTYVPFRNGLFLSTAASIALSKNCQVIYYGAHSDDSVGDAYPDCSPEFNEAMNRAIYLGSGKELKIEAPFVNMHKSDIVKKGLELNLPYELTWSCYEGGEYPCGKCGTCIDREKAFEINNSIDPLVKLRKGDK, from the coding sequence ATGAGAGTTTTAGTATTATTAAGTGGTGGAGTAGATAGCTCAACTTGTTTGGCTATGGCTGTAGATAGGTATGGAAAAGATAATGTTGTAGCTTTGTCTGCATCTTATGGACAAAAACATACTAAGGAATTAGAGTCTGCTAGGAAAATAGCTGATTATTATCAAGTGGAATTAATAGAGATAAATTTAGGGAAGATTTTTTCATTTAGTAATTGTTCTCTCCTTTCTCATTCAGATAAAGAGATACCACAAGGTAGTTATGATGAACAATTAAAAAATATTGATGGAGAGAAACTTTCTACCTATGTACCATTTAGAAATGGATTATTTTTGTCTACAGCAGCAAGTATAGCACTTTCTAAAAATTGTCAAGTAATATATTATGGAGCTCATAGTGATGACTCAGTTGGAGATGCTTATCCAGATTGTAGTCCAGAGTTTAATGAAGCTATGAATAGAGCTATATATTTAGGAAGTGGAAAAGAATTAAAAATAGAAGCTCCCTTTGTAAATATGCATAAAAGCGATATTGTAAAAAAGGGACTAGAATTAAATCTGCCATATGAATTAACTTGGAGTTGTTATGAAGGAGGAGAATATCCTTGTGGTAAATGTGGAACTTGCATTGACAGAGAAAAGGCTTTTGAGATTAATAATTCAATTGATCCACTAGTAAAATTAAGAAAAGGAGATAAATAG
- a CDS encoding ABC transporter ATP-binding protein: MLLEAKNINVSFKKENQKTIFGKERQQVVKNVSLSLKKGECLGIIGESGSGKSTLGKTLIGLLKPDSGNIYLEGIDMYNANRENRKKIQQMISIVFQDYTSSANPRFLVKDIIGEALRVLEKKLGEKVDRDKKTKELLEVVGLNENFMNRYPHELSGGQLQRVCIARAVATNPQFILLDEAISSLDASTQTQVMDLLKDLQKKYGLSYIFITHDLPSVTYMCDRVLFFYEGNVVEEVEDIYKLSQVKSPYAKKLLNSILEINVDE, from the coding sequence ATGCTGTTAGAGGCTAAAAATATAAATGTAAGTTTTAAGAAAGAAAATCAAAAAACAATTTTTGGTAAAGAAAGACAGCAAGTAGTAAAAAATGTTTCTCTTTCATTAAAAAAAGGAGAGTGTCTTGGAATAATTGGAGAAAGTGGAAGTGGTAAATCTACTTTAGGAAAAACTTTAATTGGACTTTTAAAACCAGATAGTGGAAATATCTATTTAGAGGGAATAGATATGTATAATGCTAATAGAGAAAATAGAAAAAAAATTCAACAGATGATAAGTATAGTTTTTCAAGATTATACATCTTCAGCTAATCCTCGTTTTCTTGTAAAAGATATTATAGGAGAGGCTTTAAGAGTATTAGAAAAGAAACTAGGAGAAAAAGTAGATAGAGATAAAAAAACAAAGGAATTATTAGAAGTAGTTGGATTAAATGAAAATTTTATGAATAGATATCCCCATGAATTGAGTGGCGGGCAGTTACAAAGAGTGTGTATAGCTAGAGCTGTAGCAACTAACCCTCAATTTATTCTTTTAGATGAAGCTATTAGTTCATTAGATGCTTCTACTCAAACACAAGTGATGGATCTATTAAAAGATTTACAAAAAAAATATGGACTTTCTTATATTTTTATAACCCATGATCTTCCTTCTGTTACTTATATGTGTGATAGAGTTCTATTTTTTTATGAGGGAAATGTTGTAGAAGAGGTTGAGGATATTTATAAACTTTCTCAAGTAAAAAGTCCTTATGCTAAAAAACTTTTAAATTCTATATTGGAGATAAATGTTGATGAATAA
- a CDS encoding MATE family efflux transporter: MNNSNITHKLFLSLMIPFILSTITQPLLGAVDIAVVGKLNNVNYISGVSIGTLIFNTIYWIFGFLRVSTTAFSAQSSHYGDKKRVSDIFFRPIMIALFISLIIVVFQNIIFESSMKFIKPELEIEKAATTYFKILIWGAPFVLINYVLLGWLMGLGNIKASMTMQISGNLLNIILDIIFVTVFNFKVEGVAYATLISQIFSTFLGVYFIFPYTYHKYIDLKSIINKKELIGIFCVNRDLMVRTICLVSHNNLFTMASSNLGGDILATNAILFQIMSIISYAFDGIANTASVFAGRARGQKDNLLMKNCWKKTFYWGVIFVILTTVIYLIFSDSIIRIFTKLPNIILLAKEYSKWILLYPSIAFLGLTFYGVFTGSAKTFPIMTSTVIAFILFFISWKYLIPLYENNGVWISLLVFYFGRGVFLISQLKKTLS; this comes from the coding sequence ATGAATAATAGTAATATAACACATAAGTTGTTTTTAAGCTTGATGATTCCCTTTATTTTATCTACTATAACACAACCTTTACTTGGAGCAGTAGATATTGCTGTAGTTGGAAAATTAAATAATGTAAATTATATTTCTGGAGTATCTATAGGAACACTTATTTTTAACACTATATATTGGATTTTTGGCTTTTTAAGAGTAAGTACTACAGCTTTTAGTGCTCAATCTAGTCACTATGGTGATAAGAAAAGAGTAAGTGACATATTTTTTAGACCAATAATGATAGCTTTGTTTATAAGTTTAATTATAGTTGTTTTTCAAAATATAATTTTTGAAAGTTCTATGAAATTTATAAAACCAGAATTAGAAATAGAAAAAGCAGCAACAACTTATTTTAAAATTTTGATTTGGGGAGCTCCTTTTGTTTTAATTAACTATGTACTTTTAGGTTGGCTTATGGGATTAGGAAATATAAAAGCTTCTATGACTATGCAGATTTCAGGAAATCTTTTAAATATTATATTGGATATAATTTTTGTAACAGTATTTAATTTTAAAGTTGAAGGAGTAGCTTATGCAACCCTTATTTCACAAATTTTTTCAACTTTTTTAGGAGTATATTTTATCTTTCCATACACTTACCATAAGTATATAGATTTAAAATCAATTATTAATAAAAAAGAGTTAATAGGTATCTTTTGTGTAAATAGGGATTTGATGGTTAGAACTATATGTTTAGTTTCACATAATAATCTTTTTACAATGGCAAGTTCTAATTTAGGTGGAGATATTTTAGCAACTAATGCTATACTTTTTCAAATAATGTCAATTATCTCTTATGCTTTTGATGGAATAGCTAATACAGCTAGTGTATTTGCTGGAAGAGCAAGAGGGCAAAAAGATAATCTGCTTATGAAAAATTGTTGGAAGAAGACTTTTTATTGGGGAGTTATTTTTGTTATTTTAACAACAGTAATTTATTTGATATTTTCAGATAGTATTATTAGAATATTTACTAAACTACCTAATATTATTTTATTGGCAAAAGAGTATTCAAAATGGATATTATTATATCCATCTATAGCATTTTTAGGATTAACTTTTTATGGGGTATTTACTGGTTCGGCTAAAACATTTCCCATTATGACATCTACTGTTATAGCTTTTATACTATTTTTTATATCTTGGAAATACCTAATACCACTATATGAAAATAATGGAGTATGGATTTCTTTACTTGTATTTTATTTTGGAAGAGGAGTGTTTTTAATTTCTCAATTAAAGAAGACATTGAGTTAA
- the queF gene encoding preQ(1) synthase — MRDLKDLTLLGNQGVKYPDNYAPEILETFDNKHPENDYFVKFNCPEFTSLCPITGQPDFANIIISYVPNIKMVESKSLKLYLFSFRNHGNFHEDCVNIIMKDLIKLMDPKYIEVWGKFTPRGGISIDPYCNYGKKGSKWEEIALNRLANHDMYPEKVDNR, encoded by the coding sequence ATGAGAGATTTAAAAGATTTAACACTACTAGGAAATCAAGGAGTAAAATATCCAGATAATTATGCCCCAGAGATTTTAGAAACTTTTGATAATAAACATCCTGAAAATGATTACTTTGTAAAATTTAATTGCCCAGAATTTACAAGTTTATGTCCTATCACAGGGCAACCAGACTTTGCTAATATTATAATATCTTATGTACCAAATATAAAAATGGTAGAGAGTAAATCTTTAAAGTTATATCTTTTTAGTTTTCGTAATCATGGAAATTTCCATGAGGACTGTGTAAATATTATTATGAAAGATTTAATAAAATTAATGGATCCTAAATATATAGAAGTATGGGGAAAATTTACTCCAAGAGGAGGAATCTCAATAGATCCTTATTGTAATTATGGGAAAAAAGGAAGTAAATGGGAAGAGATAGCTTTAAATAGATTAGCTAATCATGATATGTATCCTGAAAAAGTGGATAATAGATAA
- the queD gene encoding 6-carboxytetrahydropterin synthase QueD has translation MYTLISEASFDSAHFLSGYNGKCKNIHGHRWTIKMEICGEKLENEGHLRGMLLDFGDIKSMLKELADYFDHSLIIEKDSMRNATLNYLKEDGFRIIEIDFRPTAENFSKYIFDYFKERKIPVKKVIVYETPNNCATYSEGIK, from the coding sequence ATGTATACATTAATTAGTGAAGCAAGTTTTGATAGTGCTCATTTTTTATCTGGATACAATGGAAAATGTAAAAATATCCATGGACATCGTTGGACAATAAAGATGGAGATATGTGGAGAAAAATTAGAAAATGAAGGACATTTAAGAGGAATGCTTTTAGATTTTGGAGATATAAAATCTATGTTAAAAGAGTTAGCTGATTATTTTGATCACTCTTTGATTATAGAAAAAGACAGTATGAGAAATGCTACATTAAATTATTTGAAAGAAGATGGTTTTAGAATTATTGAAATAGATTTTAGACCAACAGCTGAAAATTTTTCTAAATATATTTTTGATTACTTTAAAGAAAGAAAAATTCCTGTAAAAAAAGTAATAGTATATGAAACTCCAAATAACTGTGCAACATATAGTGAGGGGATAAAATAA
- the folE gene encoding GTP cyclohydrolase I FolE encodes MIDKEAIEKHIRGILIALGDNPDREGLIETPKRVANMYEEIFQGMNYTNDEIVEMYNKSFEVLNNLESNDMVIVKDIEIFSCCEHHLALMYDMSVTVAYIPKDKVIGLSKIARICDMIGKRLQLQERIGRDIAYIVSKIINSEDIAVLIKGKHSCMTARGINKTNSFTETSIFMGEFKENYVLQNRLFNRL; translated from the coding sequence ATGATAGATAAAGAAGCAATAGAAAAACATATTAGGGGAATACTCATAGCTTTGGGAGATAATCCAGATAGAGAGGGACTTATAGAAACACCTAAAAGAGTAGCTAATATGTATGAAGAGATTTTCCAAGGTATGAATTATACCAATGATGAAATAGTTGAGATGTATAATAAAAGTTTTGAAGTTTTAAATAATTTAGAAAGTAATGATATGGTTATAGTTAAAGATATTGAAATTTTTAGCTGTTGTGAACATCACTTAGCTCTTATGTATGATATGAGTGTAACAGTAGCATATATTCCTAAAGATAAAGTTATTGGACTTAGTAAAATTGCTAGAATTTGTGATATGATAGGAAAAAGGTTACAACTTCAAGAGAGAATAGGAAGAGATATAGCTTATATAGTTAGTAAAATCATTAACTCAGAAGATATTGCTGTTCTTATTAAAGGAAAACATAGTTGTATGACAGCTAGAGGAATAAATAAAACAAATAGTTTTACTGAGACTTCAATTTTTATGGGAGAGTTCAAAGAAAACTATGTATTACAAAATAGATTATTCAACAGGTTATAG